The following coding sequences are from one uncultured Desulfobacter sp. window:
- a CDS encoding metal-dependent transcriptional regulator, with the protein MPKSIDLSESLEDYLETILELQTTNTVARSKDIAERLDIKRGSVTGMLKKLAAQELINYEPYGYVTLTPKGEKIAKEIEKRHIMLKDFLIRFIGVEEQKADDTACRMEHAMDTSTFKKFQAFIQSMDEDTP; encoded by the coding sequence ATGCCAAAATCAATAGACTTGTCCGAAAGCCTGGAAGACTATCTTGAAACCATACTCGAACTTCAGACAACCAATACGGTTGCCCGTTCAAAGGATATTGCCGAACGGCTCGACATAAAGCGCGGATCAGTTACCGGGATGCTCAAAAAGCTTGCAGCCCAGGAGCTTATCAATTATGAACCTTACGGCTATGTGACCCTGACACCCAAAGGTGAAAAAATAGCAAAAGAGATTGAAAAGCGCCATATTATGTTGAAAGATTTTTTGATCCGTTTTATCGGTGTGGAAGAACAAAAGGCTGATGACACGGCATGCCGCATGGAACATGCCATGGACACATCTACATTTAAGAAATTCCAGGCCTTTATTCAATCCATGGACGAAGACACCCCCTAG
- the lon gene encoding endopeptidase La: MSDDSRPITPEIVSEEDEGNENKGGLITQSTKPKFLYLVPITGRPHLPAQVQPLFVSKKRWEETLAKSAKENQGLLGLCYFSEVKGKYVYKEDFPKVGCVVRMLNVQEVEGNLQFIAQGLERFKIKKFLSDKPPFVAEVEYPTEPEEDEDKVKAYAISIISNIKQLLSLNPLYSEELKQYLNRFSPDQPSPLTDFAAGITTASGDDLQDILETESILDRMKKVMMLLQKEIEIAKLQTQIQKDINTKVDDNKRKFFLREQLKAIQKELGVQKDDKTSDVDKFKERFAELEPPEHVVKRFDEEIEKLSVLETGSSEYGVTRNYLDWVTSFPWGVYSEDNIDIERAEKVLDRDHAGLSDVKERIIEFFAAGVYKKDISGSIILFVGPPGVGKTSIGKSIAEALGRKFYRFSLGGMRDEAEIKGHRRTYVGALPGKLVQALKDTAVANPVIMLDEVDKIGASYQGDPASALLEVLDPEQNGEFLDHYLDLRIDLSKVLFICTANTLDTIPGPLLDRMDMIKLSGYITSEKLEIARKHLWPRLLKRNNLTGSIITITDPTIRHLIEGYAREAGVRNLEKLLNKIIRKSIVKILKDKEEKIQINIKSLEDLLGPPAFTPEKQMTGVGIVTGLAWTAMGGATLSIETVKVHGKGPGFKLTGKLGDVMQESASIALSHIRSSSKSYGIEDDYFDEAFVHIHVPEGATPKDGPSAGVTIATAIVSMASGRQIKRPLAMTGELTLTGDVLPVGGIKEKIIAARRVGIKEIILPHGCSSDFKKLPEHIKEGIEFHFVKKYKEVYKIVFG; the protein is encoded by the coding sequence ATGAGTGATGATTCCAGACCCATTACCCCCGAGATTGTATCAGAGGAAGACGAGGGAAATGAAAATAAAGGCGGACTGATTACCCAGAGCACGAAGCCTAAATTTTTATACCTTGTTCCCATAACCGGACGACCCCATCTGCCCGCACAGGTCCAGCCTTTATTTGTCAGTAAAAAGCGCTGGGAGGAGACTCTGGCCAAGTCCGCCAAGGAGAATCAGGGCCTTTTAGGGCTGTGCTATTTCAGTGAAGTTAAGGGGAAATATGTGTACAAAGAAGATTTCCCCAAAGTTGGGTGTGTGGTGCGCATGCTCAATGTCCAGGAAGTGGAGGGTAATCTGCAGTTCATTGCCCAGGGTCTTGAACGGTTTAAAATTAAAAAGTTCTTGTCTGACAAACCGCCGTTTGTGGCCGAAGTGGAGTACCCCACTGAACCCGAGGAAGACGAGGATAAGGTCAAGGCCTATGCCATCTCCATTATTTCAAACATCAAGCAGCTTTTATCTTTGAATCCGTTGTATTCAGAAGAGCTTAAGCAATATCTGAATCGGTTTTCACCGGACCAGCCCTCTCCGTTGACCGATTTTGCCGCCGGCATTACCACGGCGTCCGGGGATGATCTGCAGGATATTCTTGAAACAGAATCCATCCTGGACCGGATGAAAAAGGTGATGATGCTGCTGCAAAAAGAGATCGAGATTGCCAAGCTACAGACACAAATCCAAAAGGACATCAACACCAAAGTCGATGACAATAAGCGAAAGTTCTTTCTTCGGGAGCAGCTCAAGGCCATCCAGAAGGAGCTTGGCGTCCAGAAAGACGATAAAACCTCTGATGTGGATAAATTCAAAGAACGGTTTGCCGAACTTGAACCGCCCGAGCACGTCGTCAAACGGTTTGACGAGGAAATTGAAAAATTGTCCGTGCTGGAAACCGGATCATCGGAGTACGGCGTGACCCGCAACTATCTGGACTGGGTCACCTCCTTTCCCTGGGGTGTCTATTCCGAAGACAATATTGACATTGAGCGGGCGGAAAAGGTTCTGGACCGGGACCATGCAGGCCTCTCCGATGTCAAGGAACGGATCATCGAGTTCTTTGCCGCAGGCGTGTATAAAAAGGATATTTCCGGGTCCATCATTTTGTTTGTGGGCCCCCCCGGTGTGGGTAAAACCTCCATCGGCAAGTCCATTGCCGAAGCCCTGGGACGAAAATTTTATCGCTTTTCTCTGGGCGGCATGCGTGACGAGGCCGAGATCAAAGGCCATCGGCGCACCTACGTAGGGGCGTTGCCGGGCAAACTGGTTCAGGCCTTGAAAGATACGGCCGTGGCCAATCCGGTAATCATGCTTGATGAGGTGGATAAGATCGGTGCATCCTACCAGGGAGATCCTGCGTCGGCATTGCTTGAAGTCCTTGATCCCGAGCAGAATGGAGAGTTTTTGGACCATTACCTGGACCTTCGCATTGATCTGTCCAAGGTACTGTTCATCTGCACGGCCAATACCCTGGATACCATCCCCGGGCCTTTGTTGGACCGTATGGACATGATTAAACTCAGCGGCTATATCACGTCTGAAAAGTTGGAGATCGCAAGAAAGCACCTGTGGCCGAGACTTTTGAAGCGAAATAACCTTACGGGCTCCATCATCACCATCACCGACCCCACCATCCGGCATCTCATTGAAGGCTATGCCCGGGAAGCCGGGGTGCGTAATCTTGAAAAGCTTTTAAATAAGATCATACGCAAAAGTATTGTCAAAATTCTAAAGGATAAAGAGGAGAAGATCCAGATCAATATCAAATCCCTGGAGGATCTGCTCGGCCCGCCTGCGTTCACGCCTGAAAAACAGATGACCGGGGTGGGGATTGTGACCGGTCTTGCCTGGACTGCCATGGGCGGGGCCACCTTATCCATAGAGACGGTGAAGGTGCATGGAAAAGGTCCCGGCTTCAAGCTGACCGGAAAGCTTGGTGATGTGATGCAGGAGTCTGCTTCCATAGCGCTCTCCCATATCCGTTCTTCGTCAAAAAGTTACGGTATTGAAGATGATTATTTTGATGAGGCATTTGTCCATATCCATGTCCCCGAGGGGGCCACGCCCAAGGACGGACCCAGTGCCGGCGTTACCATTGCCACCGCCATTGTCTCCATGGCGTCGGGGCGCCAGATTAAGCGGCCTTTGGCCATGACCGGGGAACTGACACTTACCGGCGATGTTCTGCCCGTGGGCGGGATCAAAGAAAAGATCATTGCCGCCCGGCGGGTGGGTATCAAAGAGATTATCCTGCCCCATGGCTGTAGCAGTGATTTTAAGAAACTGCCCGAGCATATTAAGGAGGGCATCGAATTTCATTTTGTGAAAAAATATAAAGAGGTCTACAAAATAGTGTTTGGTTAA
- the dnaK gene encoding molecular chaperone DnaK — protein MSHIIGIDLGTTNSCVSILENNKPIVITNPEGGRTTPSVVAVTQGGERLVGQAARRQAVTNPENTVFGVKRLIGRQFDSPEVQADVGVLPYKIRKASGGGVSVEMNGKAHTPAEISSFILANIKKTAEEYLGEKVTDAVITVPAYFNDSQRQATKDAGKIAGLNVLRIINEPTAASLAFGLDKKDEEKIAVFDLGGGTFDISILELGGGVFEVKFTNGDTHLGGEDFDLQIVNYLADEFKREQGIDIRNDAMALQRLKEAAEKAKQELSTALETEINLPFITADASGPKHLNIKMGRAKLESLVTELLDRLEGPCATAVKDAGFQFSDINRVILVGGMTRMPAVQARVEKIFGRAADKGVNPDEVVSLGAAIQGGILKGDLEDVLLLDVTPLSLGIETLGGVMTRLIDKNTTIPAKKSEVFSTAEDNQPAVTIHVLQGEREMASDNKLLGQFELTGIAPAPRGTPQIEVTFDIDADGIVNVSAKDKATGKAQSIRITASSGLSKAEIDALVNDARRHEQEDRMKKNLVTARNQADHLIYQTEKIMADAQAPVDPDTKNRLESLVNDLKEAVASDDVNRINTAAERLNQVLQAMSQAAQTHDPSSGQAGAAGKTASDDDDIVDAEFSEVA, from the coding sequence ATGAGCCATATCATCGGGATCGATTTGGGAACCACAAATTCCTGCGTATCCATACTTGAAAACAACAAACCCATCGTTATTACCAACCCCGAAGGGGGAAGAACCACGCCGTCGGTTGTGGCGGTAACCCAAGGCGGTGAGCGTCTGGTGGGCCAGGCGGCCCGACGCCAGGCCGTCACCAACCCTGAAAACACCGTGTTCGGGGTAAAGCGTTTAATCGGCAGGCAGTTTGACTCCCCTGAAGTGCAGGCGGATGTCGGTGTTCTGCCATATAAAATTAGGAAGGCTTCCGGCGGCGGGGTATCCGTTGAAATGAACGGCAAAGCGCACACCCCGGCGGAAATTTCCTCATTTATTCTGGCCAATATTAAAAAAACAGCCGAAGAATACCTCGGGGAAAAGGTCACGGATGCGGTAATCACTGTTCCGGCCTATTTTAACGACAGTCAGCGTCAGGCCACAAAGGATGCAGGGAAAATCGCAGGGCTCAACGTACTGCGCATCATTAACGAGCCCACAGCCGCCTCGCTTGCCTTTGGGCTGGATAAAAAGGATGAAGAGAAAATTGCCGTATTTGACCTTGGGGGCGGCACCTTTGATATCTCCATTCTGGAACTGGGCGGCGGTGTCTTTGAGGTTAAATTCACCAACGGCGATACCCATCTTGGCGGCGAGGATTTTGACCTGCAGATCGTCAACTATCTGGCCGATGAGTTCAAGCGAGAACAGGGCATTGATATTAGAAACGATGCCATGGCGCTCCAGCGGCTCAAAGAGGCGGCGGAAAAAGCAAAACAAGAGCTGTCCACCGCGTTGGAAACAGAGATTAATCTGCCCTTTATCACCGCAGATGCGTCCGGTCCCAAGCATTTGAATATCAAAATGGGACGTGCCAAACTTGAAAGTCTGGTGACGGAACTGCTCGACCGGCTGGAAGGTCCGTGTGCCACAGCCGTCAAGGATGCAGGTTTTCAGTTTTCCGACATCAACCGTGTGATCCTTGTGGGCGGCATGACCCGGATGCCGGCGGTTCAGGCCAGGGTGGAAAAGATATTTGGCCGAGCTGCGGACAAGGGGGTAAACCCGGATGAAGTGGTCTCATTGGGTGCCGCGATCCAGGGGGGGATTCTCAAGGGGGATCTGGAGGATGTTCTGTTGCTGGATGTTACACCGCTTTCCCTGGGAATCGAGACTTTAGGCGGGGTGATGACCCGCCTGATCGACAAAAATACCACGATTCCGGCAAAGAAAAGTGAAGTGTTTTCCACAGCCGAAGACAATCAGCCTGCCGTTACCATACATGTACTCCAGGGTGAACGGGAGATGGCCTCCGACAATAAACTGCTGGGTCAATTTGAATTGACCGGTATTGCCCCGGCACCCAGGGGAACGCCCCAGATTGAAGTGACCTTTGATATTGATGCAGACGGTATTGTCAATGTGTCGGCCAAAGATAAGGCAACGGGTAAGGCCCAGTCCATCCGCATCACAGCCTCGTCGGGTCTCTCCAAAGCGGAGATTGATGCCCTGGTGAACGATGCCAGGCGCCATGAACAAGAGGATCGGATGAAAAAAAATCTGGTCACCGCCCGAAACCAGGCGGATCACTTGATCTACCAGACCGAAAAGATCATGGCCGATGCCCAGGCACCTGTGGACCCGGATACTAAAAATCGCCTGGAAAGTCTGGTCAACGATCTAAAAGAGGCGGTCGCATCTGATGATGTGAACCGGATCAACACCGCTGCCGAACGCTTGAATCAGGTCCTGCAGGCCATGAGCCAGGCCGCCCAGACCCATGATCCGTCTTCGGGCCAGGCCGGAGCTGCCGGTAAAACAGCATCGGATGATGATGACATTGTTGATGCTGAATTCTCAGAAGTGGCCTGA
- a CDS encoding adenosine kinase, translating to MPSNTITGIGSALVDVLINETDEFLQKLNKEKGGMTYVTADEQQQIISASSQVPVIIPGGAACNTILGVGKLGGAARFIGARGKDEYGTIFEKEVRECRVEPMLTTFDTPTGKVLSIVTPDAQRSMFTDLGASSLLDPAGVTSQMFADSAIALVEGYLLFNRDLMMASVKAAKEAGALVALDLASFEVVNASKDILADLIKEYVDILIANEDEAKAYTGESDENAAIEKLSADVAYAVLKVGSRGSYVSHENTITRIEPIKGNAPVDTTGAGDLWAAGFLYGIANGLSIEQSGRLGSMCGYEVCQVMGAQIPEQVWVKIRAAITV from the coding sequence ATGCCTTCTAATACCATCACCGGAATCGGCTCTGCTTTGGTGGACGTTCTGATTAATGAAACCGATGAATTCTTACAAAAGCTTAACAAAGAAAAAGGCGGAATGACCTATGTAACCGCAGATGAGCAGCAGCAGATCATATCCGCCTCATCCCAGGTCCCGGTGATTATACCCGGTGGCGCGGCCTGCAATACCATCCTTGGCGTGGGCAAACTTGGGGGAGCCGCCAGGTTTATCGGGGCCCGGGGCAAAGATGAATACGGAACTATTTTTGAAAAAGAGGTCCGGGAATGCCGGGTGGAGCCCATGCTGACCACATTTGATACCCCCACGGGCAAGGTGCTGTCCATCGTAACGCCCGATGCCCAGCGTTCCATGTTCACGGACCTTGGCGCCTCAAGCCTGCTGGACCCTGCCGGCGTGACAAGTCAGATGTTTGCGGATTCAGCCATCGCCCTTGTGGAAGGGTATCTATTGTTTAACCGCGACCTGATGATGGCTTCGGTCAAAGCGGCAAAAGAGGCCGGTGCCCTGGTGGCCCTGGATCTGGCAAGCTTTGAGGTGGTGAATGCCTCCAAAGATATCCTGGCGGATTTGATCAAGGAATATGTGGATATCCTCATAGCCAACGAAGACGAAGCAAAGGCATACACCGGGGAATCAGATGAAAATGCTGCCATTGAAAAGCTGTCTGCTGACGTTGCCTATGCCGTTTTAAAGGTGGGAAGCCGGGGCAGTTATGTCTCCCATGAAAATACCATTACCCGCATTGAGCCCATAAAAGGCAATGCACCGGTGGACACCACAGGCGCAGGAGATCTTTGGGCCGCAGGCTTTTTATACGGCATTGCCAATGGCCTTTCCATTGAACAAAGCGGCCGGTTAGGTTCCATGTGCGGATACGAGGTGTGCCAGGTGATGGGTGCCCAAATCCCCGAACAGGTGTGGGTAAAGATCAGGGCGGCGATAACAGTATAA
- the metK gene encoding methionine adenosyltransferase, translating into MSEDKSFLFTSESVTEGHPDKVADAISDSILDAIMTEDKKCRVACETLVTTGLAMVAGEITTDCYVDIPEVVRQTIRDIGYNSSNMGFDWKTCSVITSIDQQSADIAQGVNEGDGLFKEQGAGDQGLMFGYASNETEELMPMPIIYAHKLTRRLTQVRKNGALDFLRPDGKSQVSIEYVDGVPTRVDTVVVSTQHSPDISYEDLKAAVIKDVIKKVIPGEMMDGDTRFFINPTGRFVVGGPMGDCGVTGRKIIVDTYGGQGSHGGGCFSGKDPSKVDRSASYMGRYVAKNLVAAGLADKCEVQIAYAIGVAEPVSMMVDFMGTGKISESKACDIVREVFDLRPAGIITELDLLRPIYRKTSAYGHFGRKDPDFYWERTIKADQIRSLAGL; encoded by the coding sequence ATGTCAGAAGACAAATCTTTTCTGTTTACTTCCGAATCTGTAACCGAAGGTCACCCTGACAAGGTGGCGGATGCCATTTCAGACAGCATTCTTGATGCCATTATGACCGAGGACAAAAAATGTCGCGTGGCCTGTGAGACACTTGTTACAACAGGACTTGCCATGGTGGCCGGAGAAATTACAACCGATTGCTATGTGGATATTCCCGAAGTGGTCAGGCAGACCATCAGAGATATCGGCTATAACTCATCCAATATGGGCTTTGACTGGAAAACCTGTTCGGTTATTACCAGTATCGATCAGCAGAGCGCCGACATTGCCCAGGGGGTAAATGAAGGCGACGGCCTGTTTAAAGAGCAGGGAGCCGGTGACCAGGGCCTGATGTTCGGTTATGCCTCCAATGAGACCGAAGAACTGATGCCCATGCCCATCATCTATGCCCATAAACTGACCAGGCGGTTGACCCAGGTTCGCAAGAACGGCGCCCTTGATTTTCTGCGTCCCGACGGAAAATCACAGGTCAGTATCGAATATGTGGACGGCGTGCCCACGCGGGTTGACACCGTGGTGGTCTCCACCCAGCACTCACCGGACATTTCCTATGAGGATCTTAAGGCGGCCGTAATCAAAGACGTTATAAAAAAGGTAATTCCCGGGGAGATGATGGACGGTGACACCCGGTTTTTCATCAATCCCACCGGCCGTTTTGTTGTGGGCGGTCCCATGGGCGACTGTGGTGTGACCGGCCGTAAAATTATCGTAGATACCTATGGCGGCCAGGGCAGCCACGGCGGCGGCTGTTTTTCCGGGAAAGACCCCTCCAAGGTTGACCGTTCCGCCTCTTACATGGGCCGGTATGTGGCCAAAAATTTGGTGGCCGCAGGCCTTGCCGACAAATGCGAAGTACAGATCGCCTATGCCATTGGCGTGGCTGAACCTGTATCCATGATGGTGGATTTCATGGGGACCGGAAAGATTTCCGAATCAAAAGCGTGTGACATTGTCAGGGAAGTGTTCGATCTGCGTCCGGCAGGCATTATCACTGAACTGGACCTGCTGCGTCCCATCTATAGAAAAACATCAGCCTACGGGCACTTTGGACGCAAAGACCCTGATTTCTATTGGGAAAGAACCATTAAGGCCGACCAGATCAGATCCCTTGCAGGGTTATAA
- the ahcY gene encoding adenosylhomocysteinase, translating to MSQKEDKECMKLDLSLPYKVKDIGLAEDGHKDMQLSEKEMPGLMAIREKYGEEKPLKGLKIMGSLHMTIQTAMLIDTLYELGADLRWATCNIFSTQDHAAAAIADKGTAAVFAWKGETIEEFWWCTEQALTWPDGSGPDLIVDDGGDATLFVHQGVKAEKDPSIFDAEVGSIDERCLMDRLKVSYEHDKQRWTNIAKKIRGVSEETTTGVHRLYHLAAAGELLFPAINVNDSVTKSKFDNLYGCRESLADGIKRATDVMLAGKTVVVAGYGDVGKGCADSMKGYGAIVLITEIDPICALQAAMEGYEVVTMDEAATRGDIFVTATGNYHVITGEHIAQMKDESIICNIGHFDSEIEMSFLDNHPNAEKITVKPQVDKWTLPSGRSVIVLAEGRLVNLGCATGHPSFVMSNSFSNQTLAQIKLAHEDLEKKVYTLPKELDEEVARLHLKNLSVNLTQLTQEQADYIGVPVNGPFKPDHYRY from the coding sequence ATGAGTCAGAAAGAAGATAAGGAATGTATGAAATTGGACCTGTCTTTGCCCTATAAGGTCAAGGATATTGGTCTGGCCGAAGACGGACACAAAGACATGCAGCTGTCGGAAAAGGAAATGCCCGGCCTGATGGCGATTCGGGAAAAATACGGTGAGGAAAAACCGCTGAAGGGCTTAAAAATCATGGGCAGTCTGCACATGACCATCCAGACAGCGATGCTCATTGATACCTTGTATGAACTGGGTGCGGATCTGCGCTGGGCCACATGCAATATCTTTTCCACCCAGGATCATGCGGCTGCCGCCATTGCAGACAAGGGCACTGCTGCCGTCTTTGCATGGAAGGGTGAAACCATTGAAGAGTTCTGGTGGTGTACGGAACAGGCCCTGACCTGGCCGGACGGCTCCGGGCCGGATCTGATCGTGGACGACGGTGGCGATGCCACCTTGTTTGTTCACCAGGGTGTTAAGGCGGAAAAAGATCCCTCCATTTTTGATGCTGAAGTGGGCAGCATTGATGAGCGTTGCCTCATGGACCGGCTGAAGGTCAGTTATGAGCACGATAAACAGCGCTGGACAAATATTGCCAAAAAGATTCGCGGCGTATCCGAGGAAACCACCACCGGTGTCCATCGGCTGTACCACCTTGCTGCTGCCGGGGAGCTTCTGTTTCCGGCCATCAACGTTAATGATTCCGTTACCAAGTCCAAATTTGACAACCTTTATGGTTGCCGGGAATCTCTGGCCGACGGTATCAAACGTGCCACCGACGTGATGCTTGCTGGTAAAACCGTGGTCGTGGCCGGCTACGGTGACGTGGGCAAAGGCTGTGCCGATTCCATGAAAGGGTATGGTGCCATCGTACTGATCACCGAGATCGATCCCATCTGCGCACTTCAAGCCGCCATGGAGGGTTATGAAGTGGTCACCATGGATGAGGCGGCAACCCGGGGCGATATTTTTGTTACCGCCACCGGTAATTACCATGTCATCACCGGTGAGCACATTGCACAGATGAAAGATGAGTCCATCATCTGCAATATCGGCCATTTTGACAGCGAGATCGAAATGAGTTTTCTGGATAATCATCCCAACGCTGAAAAGATTACGGTTAAACCCCAGGTGGACAAGTGGACCCTGCCGTCGGGCCGTTCGGTTATTGTTCTGGCCGAGGGCCGTCTGGTCAATCTTGGCTGTGCCACAGGTCATCCCAGTTTTGTTATGAGCAACAGCTTTTCAAACCAGACCCTGGCCCAGATCAAACTGGCCCATGAAGATCTGGAGAAAAAAGTATATACCCTGCCCAAGGAACTGGATGAGGAAGTGGCAAGGTTGCACTTGAAAAACCTTTCCGTCAACCTGACCCAACTGACCCAGGAACAGGCCGATTATATTGGTGTGCCTGTTAATGGTCCGTTTAAGCCGGATCATTACAGATACTAA
- a CDS encoding radical SAM protein, which translates to MDLSNHPCFNAKAKDVYGRVHLPVAPRCNIQCNYCNRKHDNIDENRPGVTGAVLKPSQAMIYLKFVLENVENISTVGIVGPGDPFANPEETMETLRLVKKQYPEMILYTDTNGFGIGPYIDELAEMNIGYVTVSVNAIDPEIGAQLYAFVRNGKRTLGPKPGFEVLVEKQLDAITRLKEKNITTKVNTVVVPGINDGHIEAIAKKMAELKVDLHNCIPLYPHKESNFAHIEEPSQASMEEIRKKAEKHLPQMYHCQRCRADAVGLIGKKNSRKIFRKLQECADMPEIFDDERPYVAIASVDGRLINQHLGKAEELLIYGKKDNGGVYFVEARTTPKPGGGSQRWEDLSEMLSDCRALMVTGLGDSPRRILSKKKIDILELDGSIIDAAEAVFEGHSRDFMVQRDIKACNKKNPMAGMGCGF; encoded by the coding sequence ATGGATCTATCCAACCACCCATGTTTCAATGCCAAGGCCAAAGATGTTTACGGACGCGTTCACCTGCCCGTTGCACCAAGATGTAATATCCAATGCAATTACTGCAATCGAAAACACGACAATATTGACGAAAATCGGCCCGGGGTCACCGGTGCGGTACTGAAACCAAGCCAGGCGATGATCTATCTCAAGTTTGTACTTGAAAACGTAGAAAATATTTCCACCGTTGGGATCGTGGGCCCCGGAGACCCCTTTGCCAATCCCGAGGAAACCATGGAAACCCTTCGGCTGGTAAAAAAACAATATCCGGAAATGATCCTTTACACGGACACCAACGGCTTTGGCATCGGCCCGTATATTGATGAACTTGCCGAGATGAACATTGGCTATGTCACCGTCTCGGTCAATGCAATTGACCCTGAAATCGGTGCACAGTTATATGCATTTGTCCGTAACGGCAAAAGAACTTTAGGCCCCAAACCCGGCTTCGAGGTCTTGGTGGAGAAACAACTTGACGCCATTACCCGCCTTAAAGAAAAAAACATTACCACCAAAGTCAATACCGTTGTTGTTCCGGGCATCAATGACGGCCACATTGAAGCGATCGCCAAAAAGATGGCTGAATTGAAGGTGGATCTCCACAACTGCATTCCCCTTTATCCCCATAAGGAATCCAACTTTGCCCATATCGAAGAACCCTCCCAGGCTTCAATGGAAGAGATTCGCAAAAAGGCTGAAAAACACCTCCCCCAGATGTACCATTGCCAACGCTGCCGGGCGGATGCCGTAGGACTTATAGGCAAAAAGAACAGCCGTAAAATATTTAGAAAGCTTCAGGAATGCGCTGATATGCCTGAAATTTTCGATGATGAACGGCCTTATGTGGCCATTGCCAGCGTGGACGGCCGACTGATCAACCAACATTTAGGAAAAGCCGAAGAGTTGCTCATCTATGGCAAAAAAGACAATGGTGGTGTCTATTTTGTCGAAGCCCGCACGACACCCAAACCCGGCGGCGGTTCCCAGCGCTGGGAGGACTTAAGTGAGATGCTCAGTGACTGCAGGGCATTGATGGTCACAGGCCTTGGCGACAGTCCCAGGCGCATACTCAGTAAAAAGAAAATCGATATTTTAGAATTGGACGGCTCTATCATTGATGCGGCTGAAGCTGTTTTTGAAGGACACAGCCGGGACTTTATGGTCCAGCGGGATATCAAGGCATGCAACAAAAAGAACCCCATGGCCGGTATGGGATGTGGATTTTGA
- a CDS encoding acyl-CoA dehydrogenase family protein, which translates to MDFNPCMKHQVVRKTVREFAENEIGPHAASLDREGRFPTEIIEKMGPLNYFGLQVPPDLGGAGLDTISYAIVVEELSRVCAALGLCVSVHNSVGIYPILKFGTQEQISRFVPDMAAGKHIGAFCLTEANAGSDAGGVETTATKTDEGYTINGTKIFVTNGGVCDVVLVFAVNAGQQGPSRPNVFIVDKTCSGFSVGEIEDLCGMRANPVSSLFFEDCRIPETNLLGKPGQGLKIGLTALDTGRIGIAAQALGIAQAAFEAALSYAKERRQFNSALTKFQTIQNYLADMATAIESSRLLLYRAAAAKDKGGDFGAQAAMAKLSCSETARTVTDLAVQIHGGYGYSREYDVERYFREAKVTQIYEGTSEVQKMVIARHLITRPS; encoded by the coding sequence ATGGATTTTAACCCCTGTATGAAACACCAGGTGGTCAGAAAAACGGTGCGGGAGTTTGCTGAAAATGAGATCGGCCCCCATGCCGCAAGCCTGGACAGGGAAGGGCGCTTCCCCACTGAAATTATCGAAAAGATGGGGCCTTTGAATTACTTCGGCCTCCAGGTTCCGCCGGATTTAGGCGGTGCCGGTCTTGATACCATCTCCTATGCCATTGTGGTCGAAGAGTTGTCCCGGGTGTGCGCGGCCCTTGGGCTTTGTGTCTCTGTTCACAACAGTGTGGGAATCTATCCCATTTTAAAATTTGGTACCCAGGAACAGATTTCCCGCTTTGTCCCGGATATGGCTGCCGGCAAACACATCGGTGCATTTTGCCTGACCGAAGCCAATGCCGGTTCCGATGCCGGCGGTGTGGAGACCACGGCAACCAAGACCGACGAGGGCTACACCATCAACGGCACTAAAATTTTCGTCACCAACGGCGGCGTCTGTGACGTGGTGCTGGTATTTGCCGTGAACGCCGGGCAACAAGGCCCGTCCCGGCCCAATGTTTTTATTGTGGACAAGACCTGTTCGGGATTCAGCGTGGGCGAAATAGAGGACCTGTGCGGCATGCGGGCCAATCCGGTGTCGTCCCTGTTTTTTGAGGACTGCCGGATTCCTGAAACCAATCTTTTGGGTAAACCGGGTCAGGGACTTAAAATCGGTCTGACCGCCCTGGACACCGGCCGCATCGGCATTGCGGCCCAGGCGCTGGGGATCGCCCAGGCGGCCTTTGAGGCCGCCTTAAGTTATGCCAAGGAGCGCCGGCAGTTCAACAGCGCGTTGACAAAATTTCAGACCATCCAGAATTACCTTGCAGATATGGCCACCGCCATTGAATCTTCGCGCCTGCTCTTGTACCGGGCGGCGGCAGCCAAGGATAAGGGCGGCGATTTTGGGGCCCAGGCCGCCATGGCCAAGCTCTCCTGCAGTGAAACCGCACGTACGGTGACGGATCTGGCCGTCCAGATCCACGGTGGATACGGATATTCCAGGGAATATGATGTGGAACGCTACTTCAGGGAGGCCAAGGTCACCCAGATTTATGAAGGTACCAGTGAAGTGCAGAAGATGGTTATCGCAAGGCATCTGATTACCCGGCCCAGTTAA